In one window of Microtus pennsylvanicus isolate mMicPen1 chromosome 2, mMicPen1.hap1, whole genome shotgun sequence DNA:
- the Puf60 gene encoding poly(U)-binding-splicing factor PUF60 isoform X3 → MATATIALQVNGQQGGGSEPAAAAAAAAAAVVAAGDKWKPPQGADSIKMENGQSTGTKLGLPPLTPEQQEALQKAKKYAMEQSIKSVLVKQTIAHQQQQLTNLQMAAVTMGFGDPLSPLQSMAAQRQRALAIMCRVYVGSIYYELGEDTIRQAFAPFGPIKSIDMSWDSVTMKHKGFAFVEYEVPEAAQLALEQMNSVMLGGRNIKVGRPSNIGQAQPIIDQLAEEARAFNRIYVASVHQDLSDDDIKSVFEAFGKIKSCTLARDPTTGKHKGYGFIEYEKAQSSQDAVSSMNLFDLGGQYLRVGKAVTPPMPLLTPATPGGLPPAAAVAAAAATAKITAQEAVAGAAVLGTLATPGLVSPALTLAQPLGALPQAVMAAQAPGVITGVTPARPPIPVTIPSVGVVNPILASPPTLGLLEPKKEKEEEELFPESERPEMLSEQEHMSISGSSARHMVMQKLLRKQESTVMVLRNMVDPKDIDDDLEGEVTEECGKFGAVNRVIIYQEKQGEEEDAEIIVKIFVEFSMASETHKAIQALNGRWFAGRKVVAEVYDQERFDNSDLSA, encoded by the exons ATGGCGACGGCGACTATAGCTCTT CAGGTCAATGGCCAACAAGGAGGGGGGTCCGAGCCAGCGGCAGCAGccgcagcggcggcggcggcagtgGTGGCAGCAGGAGACAAATGGAAACCTCCACAG GGCGCAGATTCTATCAAGATGGAGAATGGGCAAAGCACAGGCACCAAGCTGGGGCTGCCTCCCCTGACGCCCGAGCAACAGGAGGCCCTCCAGAAG GCCAAGAAATATGCAATGGAGCAGAGCATCAAGAGTGTACTGGTGAAACAGACCATCgcgcaccagcagcagcagctcaccAACCTGCAG ATGGCAGCAGTGACAATGGGCTTTGGAGATCCTCTCTCACCTTTGCAATCG ATGGCAGCTCAGCGGCAGCGGGCACTGGCTATCATGTGCCGGGTCTATGTGGGTTCCATCTACTACGAGCTGGGGGAAGACACCATTCGCCAGGCCTTTGCTCCCTTTGGCCCCATCAAGAGCATTGATATGTCCTGGGACTCTGTTACAATGAAGCACAAG GGCTTTGCCTTTGTGGAGTATGAAGTCCCAGAAGCTGCACAGCTGGCCTTGGAGCAGATGAACTCAGTGATGCTTGGGGGCAGGAACATCAAG GTGGGCAGACCCAGCAACATAGGACAGGCTCAACCCATCATAGACCAGCTGGCTGAGGAGGCTAGGGCTTTCAATCGCATCTATGTGGCCTCTGTACATCAggacctctctgatgatgacatCAAAAGTGTATTTGAAGCCTTTGGCAAGATCAAGTCTTGTACACTGGCCCGGGACCCTACAACTGGCAAGCACAAGGGCTATGGTTTTATTG AATATGAGAAGGCCCAGTCGTCCCAGGATGCTGTGTCCTCCATGAACCTCTTTGATCTGGGTGGCCAGTACTTGAGGGTGGGCAAGGCCGTCACACCCCCCATGCCCCTGCTAACACCTGCCACGCCTGGAGGTCTCCcgcctgctgctgctgtggccgCAGCTGCAGCCACAGCCAAGATTACAGCTCAG GAAGCAGTGGCTGGAGCAGCAGTGCTGGGTACTTTAGCTACACCAGGACTAGTGTCCCCAGCACTGACACTGGCCCAGCCCTTAGGGGCTCTTCCCCAGGCTGTCATGGCTGCCCAGGCTCCTGGAGTCATTACAG GTGTGACCCCAGCCCGCCCACCCATTCCAGTCACCATCCCCTCTGTGGGCGTGGTGAACCCCATCCTAGCCAGCCCGCCAACGCTGGGGCTATTAGAgcccaagaaagagaaagaagaggaggaactgTTTCCTGAGTCAGAGCGGCCAGAGATGCTGAGTGAGCAGGAGCACATGAGCATCTCTGGCAGCAGCGCTCGCCACATGGTcatgcagaagcttctcagaaaACAGGAG TCCACAGTGATGGTTCTGCGCAACATGGTGGACCCCAAGGACATCGACGATGACCTGGAGGGAGAGGTGACAGAAGAATGTGGCAAATTTGGTGCTGTGAACCGGGTCATTATCTACCAAGAAAAGCAGGGCGAGGAGGAGGATGCAGAGATTATCGTGAAGATTTTTGTGGAATTTTCCATGGCCTCAGAGACTCACAAGGCCATCCAGGCCCTCAATGGGCGCTGGTTTGCTGGCCGCAAGGTGGTGGCTGAAGTGTATGACCAGGAGCGTTTTGATAACAGCGACCTCTCTGCGTGA
- the Puf60 gene encoding poly(U)-binding-splicing factor PUF60 isoform X1: protein MATATIALVSESLAAGGGSQLVGMSRRPGQDAEGPWQVNGQQGGGSEPAAAAAAAAAAVVAAGDKWKPPQGADSIKMENGQSTGTKLGLPPLTPEQQEALQKAKKYAMEQSIKSVLVKQTIAHQQQQLTNLQMAAVTMGFGDPLSPLQSMAAQRQRALAIMCRVYVGSIYYELGEDTIRQAFAPFGPIKSIDMSWDSVTMKHKGFAFVEYEVPEAAQLALEQMNSVMLGGRNIKVGRPSNIGQAQPIIDQLAEEARAFNRIYVASVHQDLSDDDIKSVFEAFGKIKSCTLARDPTTGKHKGYGFIEYEKAQSSQDAVSSMNLFDLGGQYLRVGKAVTPPMPLLTPATPGGLPPAAAVAAAAATAKITAQEAVAGAAVLGTLATPGLVSPALTLAQPLGALPQAVMAAQAPGVITGVTPARPPIPVTIPSVGVVNPILASPPTLGLLEPKKEKEEEELFPESERPEMLSEQEHMSISGSSARHMVMQKLLRKQESTVMVLRNMVDPKDIDDDLEGEVTEECGKFGAVNRVIIYQEKQGEEEDAEIIVKIFVEFSMASETHKAIQALNGRWFAGRKVVAEVYDQERFDNSDLSA, encoded by the exons ATGGCGACGGCGACTATAGCTCTTGTAAGTGAGTCCCTCGCGGCCGGGGGCGGCAGTCAGCTGGTGGGAATGAGTCGTAGGCCGGGCCAGGACGCGGAGGGCCCCTGG CAGGTCAATGGCCAACAAGGAGGGGGGTCCGAGCCAGCGGCAGCAGccgcagcggcggcggcggcagtgGTGGCAGCAGGAGACAAATGGAAACCTCCACAG GGCGCAGATTCTATCAAGATGGAGAATGGGCAAAGCACAGGCACCAAGCTGGGGCTGCCTCCCCTGACGCCCGAGCAACAGGAGGCCCTCCAGAAG GCCAAGAAATATGCAATGGAGCAGAGCATCAAGAGTGTACTGGTGAAACAGACCATCgcgcaccagcagcagcagctcaccAACCTGCAG ATGGCAGCAGTGACAATGGGCTTTGGAGATCCTCTCTCACCTTTGCAATCG ATGGCAGCTCAGCGGCAGCGGGCACTGGCTATCATGTGCCGGGTCTATGTGGGTTCCATCTACTACGAGCTGGGGGAAGACACCATTCGCCAGGCCTTTGCTCCCTTTGGCCCCATCAAGAGCATTGATATGTCCTGGGACTCTGTTACAATGAAGCACAAG GGCTTTGCCTTTGTGGAGTATGAAGTCCCAGAAGCTGCACAGCTGGCCTTGGAGCAGATGAACTCAGTGATGCTTGGGGGCAGGAACATCAAG GTGGGCAGACCCAGCAACATAGGACAGGCTCAACCCATCATAGACCAGCTGGCTGAGGAGGCTAGGGCTTTCAATCGCATCTATGTGGCCTCTGTACATCAggacctctctgatgatgacatCAAAAGTGTATTTGAAGCCTTTGGCAAGATCAAGTCTTGTACACTGGCCCGGGACCCTACAACTGGCAAGCACAAGGGCTATGGTTTTATTG AATATGAGAAGGCCCAGTCGTCCCAGGATGCTGTGTCCTCCATGAACCTCTTTGATCTGGGTGGCCAGTACTTGAGGGTGGGCAAGGCCGTCACACCCCCCATGCCCCTGCTAACACCTGCCACGCCTGGAGGTCTCCcgcctgctgctgctgtggccgCAGCTGCAGCCACAGCCAAGATTACAGCTCAG GAAGCAGTGGCTGGAGCAGCAGTGCTGGGTACTTTAGCTACACCAGGACTAGTGTCCCCAGCACTGACACTGGCCCAGCCCTTAGGGGCTCTTCCCCAGGCTGTCATGGCTGCCCAGGCTCCTGGAGTCATTACAG GTGTGACCCCAGCCCGCCCACCCATTCCAGTCACCATCCCCTCTGTGGGCGTGGTGAACCCCATCCTAGCCAGCCCGCCAACGCTGGGGCTATTAGAgcccaagaaagagaaagaagaggaggaactgTTTCCTGAGTCAGAGCGGCCAGAGATGCTGAGTGAGCAGGAGCACATGAGCATCTCTGGCAGCAGCGCTCGCCACATGGTcatgcagaagcttctcagaaaACAGGAG TCCACAGTGATGGTTCTGCGCAACATGGTGGACCCCAAGGACATCGACGATGACCTGGAGGGAGAGGTGACAGAAGAATGTGGCAAATTTGGTGCTGTGAACCGGGTCATTATCTACCAAGAAAAGCAGGGCGAGGAGGAGGATGCAGAGATTATCGTGAAGATTTTTGTGGAATTTTCCATGGCCTCAGAGACTCACAAGGCCATCCAGGCCCTCAATGGGCGCTGGTTTGCTGGCCGCAAGGTGGTGGCTGAAGTGTATGACCAGGAGCGTTTTGATAACAGCGACCTCTCTGCGTGA